The Pirellulales bacterium genome includes a window with the following:
- a CDS encoding NPCBM/NEW2 domain-containing protein: MARTWKRGSRRHRSSRSKSRRLAPERLEGRWMLSATNILTYLNDLAGTGANTNETALTPADVNASQFGKLFSSSVDGQVFAQPLFMANVNITTGANQGVHNVVFVATAHDSLYAFDAGNGAVLWHTSFINNTNAGVLDVNPNINASTVVTSVPSADVNSTDINPEVGVIATPVIDPSTGTIYLTAKTKDVVNGNTSAPDYVYQLYAIDIENGRLQTSMGGGVMQFADTVYSGGNYTNTTSISVAATTPSAIGQSGGVIKFNTLRAMDRTGLTLYSGQIYIGFASHGDNNPYHGWVVAFNANNLQLNGVFCTTPGDQEGGIWQSGGRIEIGSSGALYFETGNGGFAGVTLNGTNPTPALNSNGFPVDGDYGDAVVKLVVDPTTTPASPGQNGWGLKVSDYFAPSNQQTLDNNDTDMASSGLVILPNSLGDAAHPHLLLARGKSGVIYLIDRDNMGKYNSSTDLVVQEFTDAGGFWSSPTLFLTNAGGTTANFYGTYYGGALQQWSISNAAFSTSVVHTGPDTYNFPGATGFISANGTSNGIVWEVEKNSGQLRAYSAANVSTELYTSNQNSARDSISGNGVIKFSVPIVDNGEVFVGTGNALVVFGELTAVTQAPAAPTNLAASALSASQVQLTWTRNSTNESGFDVERSTDGVNFAQVGLGDAGATAFIDSNGLQPDTKYYYRIRAINKIGNSAYSNITSTTTLFGIVGLWADSDVGAPGATGGASFANNTYTVSGSGNDIFNASDNFHYIYQPLNGDGTIIAQILTQANTSGGAKAGVMIRATLNGNSAFADVVTTPADGVLFQDRTTTGAAAATVGSISGSAPEWVMLVRSGNVITGYASANGQSFTQLGSTTISMASSVFVGLAVTSNNDGALSTATFNNVLVAPPQTYASDLSWTSATDGGSLSVQKDKSQNGNSIMLGGIAYAKGLGVRANSDVVYALNGQYTNFISDIGIDAEVGNSGAADFQVYGDGHLLYDSGTLTGGGTIGHIVVNVANVNSLDLRVTDGASGAGSDHADWAGARLVNGLPAAPSNLAAQIASGSQVNLTWTDNSSNESAFLILREDPNSSTYNVIGSAPAKATSYIDPQLLNGKTYSYEVVASNTVGNSADSNLATVSVPTVPTPPTNLHLTQLTSSTVGLAWNISPTDNQTGIRIYRRDTTTSLYSLIATLPATATSYTDIGLPPGSLHDYDVNAYNIGGYSGPASIEVTLLTDAPTNPAAVSASGHIQLNWTAASGAVTYNVYRGTSTGGENATALATGISTNSYSDANVAIGATYYYQVTAVGAGGESARSSEVHATYLAPVATIVSPIPNPSVVPIGSLQIAFNEAVSGFTRSSLSLSYSGGSNLLTPSQTLTTSDNTTFTLNNLSSLTTPVGSYTLTFTAAGSGVIDAAGNIAASNASMTFVITHAPPQVTAVYVSGSAWQQNFLNYLASSGQGDAQLGYRVQAGANQLGSLPWTNINIITVQFTEDVTINSAQAGLALVGSPDLPSPPALSAASFSYSSATRAATWIYSSALPLDKYLISIPSAAVTNGLGAALDGEWTTSTSSYPSGNGTAGGDFDFRFNILPGDVDQNGVVTGVDGGDVRQHFLQFPSSPSYVSLYDTSGKGAITGLDLLAVQSALLTQLPATDPTPPGQGGGGGDAPATSGSAVASAVARSPMVVAAPSAAETNAPTTTFSTSGPPKTISLASAPITTSPMVAAATATVRAAPSPSVIPAAQPANAVVHDLLLEGFEAKSGNPATRLSSILDSVTSLDSLSLSSAAHHGGWLLAHDSLFAEFDYGGLLSTTKRSPSGRRVK; encoded by the coding sequence TTGGCACGAACATGGAAGCGCGGCTCGCGGCGGCATCGATCTTCAAGGAGCAAGTCCCGCAGGCTCGCGCCCGAACGTCTCGAAGGGCGCTGGATGTTGTCCGCCACCAACATCCTCACCTATCTTAACGACTTGGCCGGCACGGGGGCGAACACCAACGAAACGGCGCTCACCCCGGCGGACGTCAATGCCAGCCAATTTGGCAAGCTGTTCAGCTCGAGCGTCGATGGGCAGGTTTTTGCCCAGCCGCTCTTCATGGCCAACGTCAACATTACGACGGGGGCCAATCAAGGCGTTCACAACGTCGTGTTCGTCGCCACGGCGCACGACAGCCTCTACGCCTTTGACGCCGGCAATGGCGCGGTGCTTTGGCACACGAGCTTTATCAATAACACCAATGCCGGCGTGCTCGACGTCAATCCAAACATCAACGCCAGCACCGTCGTCACATCGGTCCCCAGCGCCGACGTTAACTCGACCGACATCAATCCCGAGGTCGGAGTCATCGCCACCCCAGTGATCGACCCATCGACGGGAACGATCTACTTGACCGCGAAGACCAAGGACGTCGTCAACGGCAACACGAGCGCTCCCGACTACGTGTATCAGTTGTATGCGATCGACATCGAGAACGGGCGCTTGCAGACGTCGATGGGCGGAGGGGTGATGCAGTTTGCCGACACCGTCTACAGCGGCGGAAACTACACCAACACGACTTCGATTTCGGTCGCCGCGACCACGCCGTCGGCCATCGGACAATCGGGGGGCGTCATCAAGTTCAACACGCTCCGGGCGATGGATCGGACCGGCTTGACGCTCTACAGCGGCCAGATTTACATCGGCTTCGCCTCGCACGGCGACAATAATCCGTACCACGGCTGGGTCGTCGCCTTTAATGCCAACAATTTGCAGCTCAACGGGGTTTTCTGCACTACTCCAGGCGATCAGGAGGGCGGCATCTGGCAAAGCGGCGGACGAATCGAGATCGGTTCCAGTGGGGCCTTGTATTTCGAGACCGGCAACGGTGGGTTCGCCGGCGTCACGTTGAATGGAACCAATCCCACTCCGGCCCTAAACTCCAACGGGTTTCCGGTCGACGGCGATTACGGCGATGCCGTGGTGAAACTCGTGGTGGATCCGACGACGACGCCCGCCAGTCCCGGCCAAAACGGTTGGGGCCTCAAGGTGTCGGATTATTTCGCGCCGTCGAATCAGCAGACTCTCGACAATAACGACACTGATATGGCCTCGTCCGGCCTGGTGATTCTGCCGAATTCCCTGGGCGATGCCGCGCATCCCCACTTGCTGCTCGCCCGCGGCAAATCGGGCGTGATCTATTTGATCGACCGAGACAACATGGGCAAGTACAACTCGAGCACCGACCTCGTGGTTCAAGAGTTCACCGACGCCGGCGGTTTCTGGAGTTCGCCGACGCTGTTTCTAACCAACGCCGGCGGAACGACCGCGAATTTCTATGGTACTTACTACGGCGGCGCTTTGCAGCAATGGTCGATCAGCAACGCCGCATTTTCCACGAGCGTGGTGCACACCGGCCCAGACACATACAATTTTCCCGGCGCCACGGGATTCATCTCGGCCAACGGCACGTCCAACGGAATCGTTTGGGAGGTGGAAAAGAACAGCGGTCAACTGCGGGCCTATAGCGCTGCCAACGTGAGCACGGAACTTTATACGAGCAACCAAAACAGCGCCCGCGACTCGATTAGCGGCAACGGCGTCATCAAGTTCAGCGTGCCGATCGTTGACAACGGAGAGGTCTTCGTGGGGACCGGCAACGCGCTCGTGGTCTTCGGCGAATTGACGGCCGTGACGCAGGCCCCCGCGGCCCCGACGAATCTGGCCGCCAGCGCCTTGAGCGCTTCGCAAGTCCAGTTGACTTGGACGCGAAACTCGACGAACGAATCCGGTTTCGACGTCGAACGCTCGACCGACGGCGTCAATTTCGCTCAAGTCGGACTGGGGGACGCCGGCGCGACGGCATTCATCGATTCGAACGGTCTGCAACCGGACACGAAATACTATTATCGCATTCGCGCCATCAATAAGATCGGCAATTCGGCATACTCGAACATCACCAGCACCACGACTTTGTTTGGCATCGTGGGGCTTTGGGCCGATTCCGATGTCGGCGCACCCGGCGCAACTGGCGGCGCCAGCTTCGCCAACAACACCTACACAGTGTCCGGCTCCGGCAACGACATCTTCAACGCCAGCGACAACTTCCACTACATCTATCAGCCGCTCAATGGCGATGGCACGATCATCGCCCAGATCCTCACGCAAGCAAACACCAGCGGCGGGGCCAAGGCGGGCGTGATGATCCGCGCCACGCTCAACGGCAATTCAGCCTTCGCCGACGTGGTGACCACTCCGGCCGACGGAGTGCTGTTTCAGGACCGCACAACGACCGGCGCAGCCGCCGCTACCGTCGGAAGCATTAGCGGGTCCGCGCCCGAATGGGTCATGCTGGTGCGCTCTGGCAATGTGATTACCGGATATGCTTCGGCCAACGGGCAAAGTTTCACGCAACTCGGTTCGACGACGATCAGCATGGCGTCGTCCGTGTTCGTCGGCCTGGCCGTCACCAGCAACAATGACGGAGCGCTTAGCACCGCCACGTTCAACAACGTGCTGGTCGCGCCGCCGCAGACTTACGCAAGCGATCTGAGTTGGACGTCCGCGACCGACGGTGGATCGCTTTCCGTGCAGAAGGACAAAAGCCAAAATGGCAATTCGATCATGCTGGGAGGCATCGCCTATGCCAAGGGCCTGGGAGTTCGCGCGAATTCCGACGTCGTTTACGCCCTCAACGGTCAATACACCAATTTTATCTCCGACATTGGGATCGACGCCGAGGTGGGCAACAGCGGCGCGGCCGATTTTCAGGTCTATGGCGACGGCCATCTCTTGTACGACAGTGGGACTCTCACCGGCGGTGGCACGATCGGGCATATCGTGGTGAACGTCGCCAATGTCAATTCGCTCGACTTGCGCGTTACCGACGGTGCATCTGGCGCTGGCAGCGACCATGCCGATTGGGCCGGCGCCCGCCTGGTCAACGGCCTGCCGGCTGCCCCCAGCAACCTCGCCGCGCAGATTGCCAGCGGCAGCCAGGTGAACCTCACCTGGACGGACAACTCGTCCAACGAAAGCGCCTTCCTGATTCTTCGCGAAGACCCCAACAGCAGCACGTACAACGTGATCGGTTCGGCACCGGCCAAAGCGACCAGTTACATCGACCCGCAGCTCCTGAACGGGAAAACCTATTCGTATGAGGTGGTCGCGTCGAACACCGTGGGAAATTCCGCGGATTCCAACCTGGCGACGGTGTCCGTGCCGACCGTGCCCACCCCGCCCACCAATCTTCACCTGACGCAGTTGACCTCGAGCACGGTCGGCCTGGCCTGGAACATTTCGCCGACGGACAACCAGACCGGGATCCGAATCTATCGCCGCGACACGACCACGAGCCTCTATTCTCTGATCGCGACCCTTCCGGCCACCGCCACTTCCTACACTGACATCGGCTTGCCCCCCGGCTCGCTCCACGACTACGACGTCAATGCGTACAATATCGGCGGCTATTCGGGTCCGGCGTCGATCGAGGTCACGCTGCTGACCGATGCTCCGACCAATCCGGCGGCGGTTTCCGCTAGCGGCCACATCCAATTGAATTGGACGGCGGCGAGCGGCGCGGTCACTTACAACGTCTACCGCGGCACATCCACCGGCGGCGAAAACGCCACGGCGCTGGCAACCGGAATCTCGACCAACTCGTATTCCGACGCGAACGTCGCGATCGGCGCGACGTATTACTATCAAGTGACGGCGGTCGGCGCCGGCGGCGAAAGCGCGCGGTCGAGCGAAGTGCACGCCACGTATCTTGCCCCGGTAGCCACGATCGTCTCGCCGATCCCCAATCCCAGCGTCGTGCCGATTGGTTCGCTGCAAATCGCATTCAATGAGGCAGTATCCGGCTTCACGCGATCTTCACTGTCGCTATCGTATAGCGGCGGCTCGAACCTGCTTACTCCCTCGCAAACGCTCACAACCAGCGACAACACGACGTTCACGCTCAATAACCTTTCATCGCTCACGACGCCGGTCGGCAGTTACACGCTCACGTTCACCGCCGCTGGCTCCGGCGTAATCGATGCGGCCGGGAATATCGCGGCATCGAACGCGAGCATGACGTTCGTCATTACACATGCTCCGCCGCAGGTCACGGCCGTTTACGTCAGCGGCAGCGCCTGGCAGCAGAATTTCTTGAACTACTTGGCCTCGAGCGGCCAGGGAGATGCCCAGTTGGGCTATCGGGTTCAGGCCGGCGCAAACCAGCTTGGCTCTCTTCCCTGGACGAATATCAACATTATTACCGTGCAGTTCACGGAGGATGTGACGATCAATTCGGCGCAAGCCGGGCTGGCGTTAGTCGGTTCGCCCGATCTGCCTTCGCCGCCCGCCTTGAGCGCGGCTTCGTTCAGCTATTCGAGCGCCACCCGGGCCGCCACTTGGATTTATTCTTCCGCGCTGCCGCTCGATAAGTATTTGATCAGCATTCCTTCAGCCGCAGTGACCAACGGCCTGGGCGCCGCGCTCGACGGCGAATGGACCACTTCGACGAGCAGCTATCCTTCGGGTAACGGCACGGCGGGGGGCGACTTCGACTTCCGCTTCAACATTCTCCCCGGCGACGTCGATCAGAATGGCGTCGTCACCGGCGTGGACGGCGGCGATGTTCGCCAGCATTTCCTTCAATTCCCGTCCTCGCCGAGCTATGTCTCGCTTTACGACACGTCAGGCAAGGGAGCGATCACGGGATTGGATTTGCTCGCCGTGCAGAGCGCGCTGCTCACGCAGTTGCCCGCGACCGATCCGACTCCTCCGGGGCAAGGGGGTGGCGGAGGTGATGCGCCAGCGACTAGCGGTTCCGCGGTTGCCTCTGCGGTCGCGAGGTCGCCGATGGTCGTCGCGGCACCGTCCGCGGCCGAGACGAACGCTCCGACGACGACTTTCTCGACGAGCGGACCGCCGAAAACGATTTCACTCGCGAGCGCCCCGATCACCACAAGCCCGATGGTCGCCGCAGCGACCGCGACCGTCAGGGCCGCCCCGTCGCCATCCGTCATTCCCGCCGCACAGCCCGCGAATGCCGTTGTGCACGATCTCTTGTTGGAAGGCTTTGAGGCCAAATCGGGCAACCCCGCGACGAGATTGTCGTCGATTCTAGATAGCGTGACGTCGCTCGACTCGCTGTCGCTTTCGTCGGCGGCGCATCATGGCGGCTGGTTGCTCGCCCACGACTCGCTGTTCGCGGAATTCGATTATGGCGGTCTCCTCTCCACCACAAAACGATCTCCGTCCGGCAGACGAGTGAAATGA